In the genome of Mesosutterella faecium, the window TCTCTGCGTCACGCAGTGCCGGCGCCGCGACGCCGTTCCCAGGCGCCTGCCGGTTCCGGTGGTCGTGGTCGGCAACATCTACGTGGGCGGCACGGGAAAAACGCCGGTCACGATTGCGCTTGTGAAGCAGATGGCCGCCCGAGGCTGGCGCCCCGGGGTGATCTCCCGCGGGTACGGACGCAGGGAAGATCCCCCGCTGCTGATCAGCCCCGAGACCGCTGCGGCCTCCAGCGGCGACGAGCCGCTGCTCATCGCGAGGAAAGCGCGCGTGCCGGTCGCCGTGGGCCAGGACCGCGTCGAGGCCGGGCGGCTTCTCCTGAAAAGCCATCCGGAGGTGAACCTCATCATTTCCGACGACGGGCTGCAGCACTACGGGCTCGCCCGGGACGTCGAGCTGTGCGTCATCGGAGCCCGCGGACTCGGCAACGAGTGGGTGCTGCCGGCCGGGCCGCTTCGCGAGCCTCCGTCGCGGCTGGACCACGTCGACGCGATCATCCTCAATTCAACCGACGAGGTGCTCGCCACGCGCACGCCGCGGTTTGCCGCCGCCCCGTCGCTCGACTCCTGCCGCAGGCTTGCCACGGGCGAGACGGCGGACATCGACGAGCTCGCCGAGCGGATGAGCGGCAGAAAAACCGCTGCCGCCGCGGGCATCGCGGCCCCGTCGCGCTTTTTCTCGATGCTGCGGGCCCACGGCTTCGTCTGCTCCGAAACACTGGAGCTGGGCGATCATTTCGACTACGCCGAGAATCCCTTCAAGGCGCTGCAGGCCGACTGCATTCTCATTACGGAAAAAGACGCGGTGAAATGCCGCCAGATTCCCGAAATCCGCTCGGATGCCCGCATTTGGGTCGCCCAGTACGACATCACCCTCGAAAACTACCTGATCGATCTCATTGAGCGGAAAATTCGAGAGCATTTTCCAAGGAAGGAAGAAAAGCCCCATGGATCCCAAAATCACTGAAGTCCTGGTCTGCCCCGTCTGCAAGGGGCCGCTCGCCGCCAACAAGGCCGGCGAGCTCGTCTGCACGGCCTGCCGGCTCGCCTACAGCGTGAAGGACGGCATCCCCGACATGATCGAGCACAACGCCCGGACAGTAAGCGAAGAGGAAGCCGAGAAGCTGCGCGCGGCGCGCGCGGCCGCTCCCCTCGAGCCCCTCTGACGGGGGGTGGGCGCTCCGCCCCTGCCCCGCCTCAACCTCAGAAGCAGACACATGAGCTACACCATCATCATCCCCGCGCGCATGCACTCCACCCGCCTGCCGCGCAAGCCCCTGGCGGACATCGAAGGCCGCCCCATGGTCGTGCGGGTCGCCGAACGGGCCTCCCTCACGCAGGCCTCAAGGATCATCGTCGCGACCGACCACAGCGAGATCCTCGAAGCCTGCCGCAGCCGAGGCGTCGAGGCGCTTCTCACGAGCCCCAGCCATCCGACGGGCACGGACCGGCTCGCCGAGGTCTGCGACAAGCTCGCCCTCGGCGATGACGAAGTCGTCGTGAACATCCAGGGCGACGAGCCGCTCATCCCGCCTTCGACCGTGGACAAGGTGGCCGCGCTCCTGGCCGCGAGGCCCGGCTGCGCCATGGCCACGGCCGCGCACCCGATCGGCTCGATCGAAGACTTCATGAACCCCAACGTTGTCAAGGTGGAGCTCAACGCGCGCTCCGAGGCGATGACGTTCAGCCGCGCGCCGCTGCCCTGGCCGCGCGACGCGTTCCGAAAGGACCCCGGGCGGCTGCCCGCGCAGTTCACGGCCCTGCACCACATCGGCCTCTATGCGTACCGCGCCGGCTTTCTGAAACGCTATCCGAAGCTGCCGCCCTCGCCGATCGAGAGCGCCGAGAGCCTCGAGCAGCTGCGCGCGCTCTGGAATGGGGAGCGGATCGCCGTGCTGGTCCTTCCCGAGGCGCTTCCCCCCGGGGTGGACACCGAGGCCGACCTCGAGCGGGTGCGCGAAGCCTACCGCCGCGGCACGCTTCCGTCCTGACCGGCGCCCCGCGGGCGGCAGCGCTTTCAGGGTCCCGTCCGGAGCGGCTAGAATAGGCCATGTTTATTTCTTTACACTGGAGACACAAGCAAAATGCGTCTTATTCTGATCGGCCCCCCCGGAGCGGGAAAGGGAACCCAGGCTGCATTCATCAAGGAACGTTTCGGGATTCCGCAGATCTCGACCGGTGACATGCTTCGCGCTGCCGTCAAGGCGGGGACCCCGCTCGGACTGAAGGCGAAGGCCGTGATGGAATCCGGCGGCCTTGTCAGCGATGACATCATCCTGGGCCTCATGAAGGAGCGCCTCGCCAAGCCGGACTGCGAAAAGGGCTTCCTGCTCGACGGCTTCCCCCGCACCATTCCCCAGGCCGAAGCGCTCGGGCAGACCGGCATCCCGATCGACTTTGTGCTCGAAATCTCCGTGCCTGACGAGGAAATCATCACCCGCATCAGCGGCCGCAGAATCGACCCGGCCTCGGGCCGCACCTATCACGTCAAGTACAACCCGCCCAAGGTCGAGGGCCGGGACGACGTGACGGGCGCCCCTCTGATCCAGCGCGATGACGACAAGGAAGACGTTGTGCGCAACCGCCTGAAGGTCTACCACGCGCAGACCGAGGCCCTCGTGAAGTTCTATTCCGACCTGGCCGCCTCGGGCGACGCCTCCGCGCCGAAGTACCGCTCCATTTCCGGGCTGGGCACGATCGAGGAAATCACCGCCCGAGTCTTTGACGCGCTTAAGTAACAACAGGCTCTGAGAAGCCCCGGCCGCAAGCCCGCGAGGCTGCGGCCGGGACTGCGCTCTGCCGGGAACGCCCCCGGTGCGCATTTCGACGGCGCGCCGGGGGCGTTCTCTGTATTCAAAGGGCGCTCTCCCCTTTGCGCCTTTTCCCGCCCTTCGGCCCCATCCCGCCCTCCGCAAAATAATTAAAATCACCCCAGCGTTTTATCCGGCGGACCCAGGCTTTGCGGTCCGCGTTAACTTTCCGGCAAAAATAATGGCAAACAATCTTTCCGTGAAACTCAGCCGCCTCAGCGCTGTCGCTGCCGCCGCTGCCTGCGCCCTGCTGCTGGGCGGCTGCCAGAGCGCCCCCAAGGCCGCGGCACCGGCCAAGCAGGAGCCTGCTCCGGCCGCCGCGGCCGAGACCCCCGTCCCCGTCACCGGAGACCGGTTCTCCGACGGCACCTACGGCTTCATGCTCTCTTCCGTGCCCTCCATCAAGGGAGCCCGGCCGCTTAAGTCGCTTTCCACCCGCGAGGCCTTTGAAAACAAGGGCGTCTACTATTTCAACGACACGGAAGAATCCTCGTTCCGCATCACGGGCAAGGACGGCCAGAACCATTACGCCGTTCAGGAATCCTTCGTCAAGGGCAAGCTCCACGGATTCGCCATGAACACGAACCTCACGCCGGTCGTGCGCAACGGCGAGGCCGTCTCCATCGAAAACCCGTCCTACATCACGGAGGAATCCGACGGCACGGTGAAGGTGACGGGCGTCACGGGCTCGTCCCCGCTGTCGCTGCGCCTCAAGCTCTGGGCCTTTGACGTCTCCGGGCTCCCGGTTTACAAATTCCTGCGCACCCGCACGAATTACCCGACCGACACCGCCCGCTACACGACCGCAGTCTTCCCCAAGGGCTCGATCGCCTACATGCCCCAGGTTTTCGCCCCGGAGGACACCTTCATCGTCCTGCATCCCAATGCCTTCACCGGCTCGGGCTCCGTGGAAGGGTTTGTGCGCAACTTCAGCAAGGACATTCCCTACTGCCTGAGCTACCTGTCCCGCGAGGGCTACCAGGCCTACGGCGTCTCCTTTGACCCGTCTGCGCTTTCCGCCGGTTCTGCCACGACCTACAAGACCGTCAAGCAGACCACGTGGGTGAAGAACAAGCGCGGCAAGAAAGTGAAGAAAGTCATCACCAAAAAGGTGCCCGTCACGAGCCAGAGCAGCGTTCCGGCCAGCGGCCCGGTGAGCCTGATGCACGTCAAGACCGGCACCGTGTTCTGCCAGCGCACGACCGATACGCCCGCGGCCAAGGGCACGTACAAGATCGTCACGCTCAACGGCACGCGCGGCCTTTCCATGACCTTCCCGGCGACGGTGCGCGCGCCTGACACGGGCATTTTCGAGCTCTCGCGCAACGCCGTGAGCCCGGCCCTCGTTGAGATGAAGAAAGGAAACACGGTCTCGGTGGTGCCAGGCTACCACGTCCACGCCAACATTCCCGTGACCGACTTCCAGTACCGCTTCAACGAAACGGCGGCAAACGCCGTGAGAAAGGCGATTGCGGAAGCCGCCCCGGCAGTGAAGGCCGCGAAGCACTGATTCCTTCCGCTGCGGCAGACCCGCCCCTCCCGGCCCTGCGCCGTCGAGGGGCGTTTTTTTCTGCCCGCCAGAGAGAGCCGCGCCCTGCCGGGCTCCGCTTCAAAAGGCGGCCCGGGAACAAAAAGCCCGCTTTTTCAGGCTCAGGAGCGAACCCCCGGGTCCGCCACATGACGCCAGGCGCTCAGGATGATCTCCCGCGCCCGCAGGCGCCGCCAGGACTCAGGCGAGGTAAGCTCGCGCCGCCAGGCCCGCGCTCCGGCCAGCCCCTGGGCGATGCCCATCAGGTGATTCGCAGCCGTCCGGGCCGCAAGCGGCTCTTCCTCCTGCACGCCCGCGATGTAGTCCGCCATCTCCCGGATGACGTCCGTGCGGCTGATCCCCGAAGGCCGGCTGTCCCACAGAACTTCGTCCACCCTCGACAGCAGCCAGGGATTGTTGTACGCCTCCCGCCCGACCATCACGCCGTCAAAGCGCTGCAGCTCCGAGCGGCATTCCTCCAGCGTCCGCAGGCCGCCGTTCACAACGATGACGGCCTGGGGAAAGTCTTCCTTGAGCCGCGCCGCGAGACCGCGGTCAAGGGGCGGCACATCGCGGTTTTCCTTCGGGGACAGCCCCTGCAGCCAGGCGGCCCTCGCGTGCACGATGAACACGCGCACGCCGGCCTCGTAGAGCGTGCCGACAAAATCGCGCACGAACTCATAGGAAACGCTGCGGTCGACGCCGATGCGGTGCTTCACCGTGACAGGGACGCTCACGGCGTCCTGCATCGCCCTGACGCAGTCGGCCACAAGGGCGGGCCTGAGCATCAGCACCGCGCCGAACGACCCGGACTGGACTTTCTCGGACGGACAGCCGCAGTTCAGGTTGATCTCATCGTATCCCGCCTCCTCGCCCCAGCGCGCGCACTTCGCGAGAAGCTTCGGATCCGATCCCCCGAGCTGGAGGGCGCACGGATTCACGCCCTGTTCGTAGCCAAGCAGCCGGCGGCGGTCGCCGTAGAGAAGGGCCGGCGCAGCGATCATTTCGGTGTAAAGCCTCGCGCGCCTGGTAAGCAGTCTGTGGAAATGGCGGCACCAGCGGTCCGTCCAGTCTAGCATGGGCGCCACGCAGAAACGCCAGGACTCCGGTTTGATCGCTTCGGTCATCTTTGTGCAAAGGAAGGTTGCCGCTCCAGAGCGCCGGGCGTCAGCCCGTCAGTGCCGGGCAGTCCGGCGCCGGCTTCCGGATTCGGAAAGAAAAGAAAAAGCCGCCCGGGGCGCGGGCCCCGTCAGGGCGGCTAGGGGAGCAGGTCCCCGTCGACATAGAGCCAGCGGCCCTGCCGGCGCTCGAAGCGCGCCTTTTCGTGAAGCCTGAAGGCCGCGCCCCCGCCGACTCTGCCGCGGGCGACGTACTCGACTTCGGCCCGGTCTTCGCCGGTTTCCCTGAAAGAGCGGATCCGCAGCCCCAGCCACTTAATCCCGTCGTTTTCGAGGTCAAGGCGCTGCGGCCGCTTCTCCTGCGCCCACGTGTCCCTCAGGTAGTCTTCCAGCCCCAGCGCGTATGCGCTGTAGCGGCTTGCCATCAGGGCGCGGGCGTCGGGGGCCGGGGCCCCCGCGTGAAGCGCTCCGCAGCACTGCCCGTAGCTCAGCCCGCTGCCGCAGGGGCAGGGGCTGCCGGGGCTGAGGGCCTTCTTCATCTTCTCGGGACTCCTGCGTCCGGTCAGTTCGCGACCGTCGCCTCGGAGTCTCCCAGCTCAGCCTGGGCCGCGCGGGCGGCGCGCTTGCGCTCGTACTCCTTCAGGTAGCGCTTGCGCAGGCGGATGGACTTCGGGGTGATCTCCACGAGCTCGTCATCGTTGATGAATTCGACGGCGCTCTCCAGCGTGAGCTGCGTGGGCGGCACCAGGCGGATCGCCTCGTCGGAGCCCGAAGCGCGGACGTTCGTCAGATGCTTCGTGCGGATCGCGTTCACCACGATGTCGTTTTCGCGGGAGTGCTCGCCGATGATCATGCCCTCGTAAACCGGGTCGCCGGGGTTGACGAAGAGCCGGCCGCGCTCCTGGATGTACCAGAGCGCGTAGGCCACCGCGTTGCCGTCCTCGCCGGAAATGATGGCGCCGGAGCGGCGTTCGCCCACGCTGCCGGGCTTGATGACGTCATAGCTGTCGAACACGTGGCTCATGACGCCCGTGCCGCGGCACATGGTCATGAAAAGGCTCTGGAAGCCGATGAGGCCGCGGGCGGGGATGCGGTACTCCAGCCTCACGCGGCCCTTGCCGTCAGGCTCCATGTCGGTGAGCTCGCCCTTGCGGCGCCCGAGCTCCTCCATCACGGCGCCCTGGTTTTCCTCCTCGACGTCAACCGTGAGGAGCTCATAGGGCTCGAGCTTCTTGCCGTTTTCTTCCTTGAGAATGACGCGCGGCCTCGAGACTGCGACCTCAAAGCCCTCGCGGCGCATGTTTTCAAGCAGAACCGTGAGGTGCAGCTCGCCGCGGCCGGCCACCATGAAGACCTTCTCGTCCTTGGTCGGCTCGACCCGCATTGCGACGTTCGACTTGAGCTCACGGGCGAGACGCTCGCGGATCTGGCGGCTCGTCACGAACTTGCCTTCCTTGCCGGCCAGCGGCGAAGTGTTCACCATGAACTCCATCTTCAGGGTCGGCTCATCGACGTGCAGCATCGGAAGCGCCTCGGGGTGATCGACGCTGGTGATGGTCGTGCCGATGTTCAGGTCCTCGATGCCGGTCACGAGCACGATGTCGCCGGCCTGCGCCGACGGGGTCTCCTTGCGGGCGAGGCCCTCGAACTGCAGGATCTGGTTGATCTTGCCGTGCTTGGGGGTGTCGTCCGGGCCGTCCATGAAGCACACGGTCTGGCCGGCGTGCAGCGTGCCGCGGTGAACGCGGCCGATGCCGATCTTGCCCACATAGCTGGAGTAATCGAGCGAGCAGATCTGAAGGATCAGGTTCCCGTCGGGATCGTCCTCGCGGACAGGCACCTTCTCGAGCACGGTGTCGAGAATGGCGTTCATGTTTCCGATCTTCTTGAGCTCCTCGACGTCCTCCGTCTCGCCGGCGTAGCCGTTAAGGGCAGAAGCGTAAATCACGGGGAAGTCGAGCTGGTCCTCGGTGGCGCCCAGCTTGTCGAAAAGCTCGAAGGTCTGGTTGACGACCCAGTCGGGGCGCGCGCCCGGACGGTCGATCTTGTTGATGACGACAATCGGCTTCAGGCCCTGGGCAAGCGCCTTGCGGGTCACGAAGCGGGTCTGGGGCATCGGGCCGTCCACCGCATCGACCAGCAGCAGCACGCCGTCGACCATGGACAGCACGCGCTCCACCTCGCCGCCGAAGTCCGCGTGCCCCGGGGTGTCGATGATGTTGATGTGCACGCCCTTCCATTCCACCGCGCAGTTCTTGGCGAGAATGGTGATGCCTCTTTCCTTTTCAATCGCGTTGCTGTCCATCACACGCTCTTCAACCGCCTGGTTGGCGCGGAAGGTGCCCGCTGTCTTCAGCAGGGCGTCGACCATCGTGGTTTTGCCGTGGTCGACGTGGGCAATAATGGCGATATTGCGAATAGCTCGTGTCATTTGTTCTGTCTCTTTCTCTAATTTGTTGCTATTAATCTTTCCGGAGCCAGGACCCCGCGCTCATTGACCAGCGCGGTTCCCAGCAGTCTGCTGCCCGGGCCGTAAACCCTGACGCGGCCCCTGTTCGGGAGGTGCAGTGCGAGCCGCTGTCCGTTTTTAAGCCTGAGCTCATCCTCTGCGCTGAGCTCTACCGGCTCAAGCGCCTGAATCAGGGCGTCTGGAGGGCGCAGCATCGCCGCCCGCTCCCGGGGACCGGGGAGCTTTTCAAGCTCCGCGAGCGTGACCGCATCGTCAAGCCTGAGGCTGCCCACGCGGGTGCGGCACAGAGCCGCCATGGTGGCTCCGCATCCCAGAATCCGGCCCCAGTCCTCGATCAGGGTGCGGATGTACGTGCCCTTCGAGACCTCGCAGTGCAGCTTCACCAGACCGTTTTCTTCGGAAAGGACGCTGAAGCTGTAAATGCGGACGCTGCGCGGCTCGCGCTCCACGGTCTTGCCCTCGCGGGCCAGACGGTAAAGGGCCACGCCGTCGCGCTTGAGCGCCGAGTACATCGGCGGCACCTGCTTGATGTCTCCGGTCAGCCGGCCGGCGGCCTGCCGCATCGCCTCGAGGCTGACGTTCACCGTATGGCGCTCGAGAACGACTCCGGTGACATCGCCCGTGTCCGTCATCTCCCCGAGACGGGCTTCGGCCTCATAGGCCTTGTCGGCGTCGAGCAGGTCGGAGGAAAACTTCGTCGCTTCGCCGAAGGCTATCGGGAGCAGGCCCGTCGCCAGGGGATCGAGCGTTCCGCAGTGCCCCGCCTTGGCGGCGTTGAGCAGCCTTCTGGCCACCTGCAGCGCATGGTTTGAACTCACGCCGCCGGGCTTGCGCAGAAGCAGCACCCCGTTCACTTCCTCTCCCCGATGAGCTCTTGGCACCTTACTCTCCCGTCTTCTCAACGGCCCTGGCGATCAGCCGGTCCATCTCAAAGCCGCGGTCCACGCTGTCATCGTGGACGAAGTGCAGCGTGGGGACCGTATGGATCCTCAGCTTCTTGAAAATCAGGCTGCGAAGCATTCCGGCCGCCGCGTTCAGGCCCGCCGTGCACTCGCCCACATCCGCGCCCATCACCGTAAAGTAAAGGGTCGCGTGAGCATAGTCAGGCGTGATCTCGCAGCCCGTCACTGTAACGAAGCCCACGCGGGGATCCCGCACTTCCTTCGGGATCAGCTCGGCGATGTCACGGGCGATCTGATCGGCTATGCGAGTCGAGCGTCCAGGTTTTGCCTTTCTCACTTGATTTCTTCCCCTTGTTCTTAAAGGAAGCGGAAAGCCGTCGGCAAACCCGCCCAGCGGGACGGACATGAGGCGGCTTTCCTGCGTCCTTTTCTTACAGCGTCCGGGCGACCTCCGTCACTTCGAACACTTCCAGCTGGTCTCCGGCCTTGATGTCATCGTAGCCCTTGAGCGATATGCCGCATTCCTGACCGGCCGAAACCTCGCGGACGTCGTCCTTGAAATGCTTGAGGGAGGCCAGCTCTCCGGTCCAGACCACCACGTTGTCGCGCAGCAGCCGCACGCTCGCGCTCCTGCGGACCACGCCTTCCGTGACGCGGCAGCCCGCGATGTTGCCCACCTTCGGCACGTGAATGACCTGACGGATCTCCGCCAGACCAAGGTTCGTCTCCTTCTTCACAGGGGCGAGCATACCGCTCATGGCGGCCTTGATCTCGTTGACGGCATCGTAAATGATGTCGTAGTAGCGGATGTCGACGCCCTCGTGCTCCGCGAGCTTGCGGGCGCCGGCGTCGGCGCGCACGTTGAAGCCGACGATCACGGCCCCCGCGGCGATGGCGAGGTTGACGTCCGTCTCGGTAATGCCGCCCACCGCAGAGTGGACCACCTGCACGCGCACCTCATCGGTGGACAGCTTGTTGAGCGACTGAACCAGCGCTTCCTGCGAGCCCTGCAGGTCCGCCTTGATGATCAGCGGCAGGGTCTTCTGCTTGCCGTCGCTGTTCTTGAAGATGTTCTGCAGGTTGGCCGCCTGCGCGCGGGCCAGCTTCACATCGCGGTACTTGCCCTGGCGGAAGAGCGCGATCTCGCGCGCCTTCTTCTCATCGGGCAGCACGAAGAACTCGTCGCCCGCCTGAGGAATGCCCGACAGGCCCTGGATTTCCACAGGAATCGAGGGGCCGGCCTCCTTCAGGGCCTTGCCGTTTTCACCGACCATGGCGCGGACGCGCCCGAACTGGGCTCCGGCCAGCACGATGTCGCCGCGCTGCAGCTTTCCGGACTGCACCAGCACGGAGGCCACCGGACCGCGGCCCTTGTCAAGGCGGGACTCGAGCACGAAGCCCTTCGCAAGGCCTTCGGCCGGAGCCTTAAGCTCGAGCACCTCGGCCTGCAGCAGCACGTTTTCAAGCAGCTCGTCAACGCCCTGGCCCGTCTTCGCCGAAACGAGAACGAAAGGCGAGTCGCCGCCGTACTCCTCGGGGATCACGCCGGCCTGCACCAGCTCCTGCTTGACCACTTCGGGGTGGGCGTCGGGCTTGTCGCACTTGTTGATGGCGACCACGATCGGCACGTTGGCCGAACGGGCGTGCGCAATGGCCTCCTTGGTCTGAGGCATCACGCCGTCGTCGGCGGCCACGACCAGAATCACGATGTCCGTGACCTGAGCGCCGCGGGCGCGCATGGCGGTAAAGGCCTCATGCCCCGGGGTGTCGAGGAACGTGATGATGCCGCGCGGCGTCTTCACGTGGTAGGCGCCGATGTGCTGAGTGATGCCTCCGGCCTCGCCCGCGGCGACCTTCGTGCGCCGGATGTAATCGAGGAGGGACGTCTTGCCGTGGTCGACGTGGCCCATGATGGTCACGACAGGCGGGCGCGGCGTCGGCTCGACCTGGTTGGTCTCGCCGATTTCTCCCAGGAAGGCTTCCGGATCGTCCGCCTTGGCCTGGATGGCCTTGTGGCCCATTTCCTCGACCACGATCATGGCCGTGTCCTGATCCAGCATCTGGTTGATGGTCACCATCTGACCGTCCTTCATCAGCTGCTTGATGACCTCGGTCGCCTTGACGGCCATCTTCTTGGCCAGATCGGCCACCGAAATCGTCTCCGGGACCTCGACCTCGCGGACCACGGGCTCCACAGGCGCAGGAGCCGGCTCCGCATTGCGGCGGGAATCCTGCGAGCGGCGGCCTCGTGCGGTGCGCCATCCGTTCGGATTCTCATCGATCACGCCGCGGGTCTTGATCGTACGGTGATGCTCCTCCTCATCGCGGCGTCCGCCGCGGCGGCCCTTCTTGGTGCGCGCAGCGCCTTCGCCCGCGTTCTTCGGGGCGGCGGCCGGACGCAGGTGCGCCGGGCGCTTGGGTTCATCCTTCTTGGCCGCCTTCGGCTTGGCCGCAGCCGCGGCCTCGGCCTTCTTTTCAGGCTCCTCGGGCTTCGGCTTCTGGACATTGCGCGGGCGGTTGAGCATTTCGCGAATCGCGCGGGCTTCCGCCTCAGCCTTGGCGCGGGCCTCGGCGCGGCGCTTGGCGGCCTCGGCATCTTCCTTGGCCTTCTGGGCGGCGCGGGCCGCAGCCTCGGCCGCGGCCTTGGCGCGCTCAGCCTCGCGGCGCGCAATCTCTTCCGGAGACTCTTCCTTCTTCTTCGCAGCAGCCCGAGCGGCCATTTCGCGGGAAGCCCTCATGGCAGCCGCATCGCGCTCGATGCGGGCGCGCTCTTCGGCGGCTCTGCGGGCGCGGGCGGCCTGCTTCTGCACCTTCTGCTCCTTCATCTGGCGCTCTTTTTCCTCAGCGTTTTTCTTCGCTTCCTCAGCAGCCTTGGCCCTGGCGGACTCGGCCTCGGCTCGCGCCTTCTCTTCGGCCTCGGCGGCCTCGCGGGCGAGCCTGTCGGCCTCCGCCTTCGCGGCGGCAGCGCGCTCAGCCTCAGCCTTCGCCTCAGCCTCGCGGGCGGCAGCCTCCGCCTTCTCCGCAGCCTCTTTCTCGGCCAGAGCCTTTTCAAGCTCAGCCCTCTGGGCGGCCTCGGCGGCGGGATTCTTCACGAAAACGCGGCGGCGGCGGACCTCGACCTGGACCGTACGGGTCCGGCCCGTGGCATCCGCCTTCTTGATCACGGACTTTTCCTTGCGCGTCACCGTAATCCGGCGCAGCGTCCTGCGGGGCGCATCGCCTTCGTCCTCCTTGTGACGCTCAAGCCTCAGCGACTCGAGCAGACGCGTTTTGTCCCCCTCGGAAAGCTCGTCGGACTCGGAATTCTTGTGCACGCCGGCAGCCTTCAGCTGTTCAAGCAGCGTCTTGGCCGCAACCTTCAATTCCTGGGCAAATTCGAAAACTGTTTTATTCGCCATAGATCTCTTTACCTCTCGAATTCCGCTTCAGCCTAGGGATACACAACCGCACGGGCCGCGATAATCAGGTCAGCCGCCGCTTTTTCGTCCATGCCGGTCTTTTCAACCAGCTCATCGGTCGCCAGATCCGCCAGATCCTCAACCGTCTTGATGCCGCTGCCCAC includes:
- a CDS encoding Trm112 family protein, producing MDPKITEVLVCPVCKGPLAANKAGELVCTACRLAYSVKDGIPDMIEHNARTVSEEEAEKLRAARAAAPLEPL
- the adk gene encoding adenylate kinase codes for the protein MRLILIGPPGAGKGTQAAFIKERFGIPQISTGDMLRAAVKAGTPLGLKAKAVMESGGLVSDDIILGLMKERLAKPDCEKGFLLDGFPRTIPQAEALGQTGIPIDFVLEISVPDEEIITRISGRRIDPASGRTYHVKYNPPKVEGRDDVTGAPLIQRDDDKEDVVRNRLKVYHAQTEALVKFYSDLAASGDASAPKYRSISGLGTIEEITARVFDALK
- the typA gene encoding translational GTPase TypA, which gives rise to MTRAIRNIAIIAHVDHGKTTMVDALLKTAGTFRANQAVEERVMDSNAIEKERGITILAKNCAVEWKGVHINIIDTPGHADFGGEVERVLSMVDGVLLLVDAVDGPMPQTRFVTRKALAQGLKPIVVINKIDRPGARPDWVVNQTFELFDKLGATEDQLDFPVIYASALNGYAGETEDVEELKKIGNMNAILDTVLEKVPVREDDPDGNLILQICSLDYSSYVGKIGIGRVHRGTLHAGQTVCFMDGPDDTPKHGKINQILQFEGLARKETPSAQAGDIVLVTGIEDLNIGTTITSVDHPEALPMLHVDEPTLKMEFMVNTSPLAGKEGKFVTSRQIRERLARELKSNVAMRVEPTKDEKVFMVAGRGELHLTVLLENMRREGFEVAVSRPRVILKEENGKKLEPYELLTVDVEEENQGAVMEELGRRKGELTDMEPDGKGRVRLEYRIPARGLIGFQSLFMTMCRGTGVMSHVFDSYDVIKPGSVGERRSGAIISGEDGNAVAYALWYIQERGRLFVNPGDPVYEGMIIGEHSRENDIVVNAIRTKHLTNVRASGSDEAIRLVPPTQLTLESAVEFINDDELVEITPKSIRLRKRYLKEYERKRAARAAQAELGDSEATVAN
- the truB gene encoding tRNA pseudouridine(55) synthase TruB is translated as MPRAHRGEEVNGVLLLRKPGGVSSNHALQVARRLLNAAKAGHCGTLDPLATGLLPIAFGEATKFSSDLLDADKAYEAEARLGEMTDTGDVTGVVLERHTVNVSLEAMRQAAGRLTGDIKQVPPMYSALKRDGVALYRLAREGKTVEREPRSVRIYSFSVLSEENGLVKLHCEVSKGTYIRTLIEDWGRILGCGATMAALCRTRVGSLRLDDAVTLAELEKLPGPRERAAMLRPPDALIQALEPVELSAEDELRLKNGQRLALHLPNRGRVRVYGPGSRLLGTALVNERGVLAPERLIATN
- the rbfA gene encoding 30S ribosome-binding factor RbfA gives rise to the protein MRKAKPGRSTRIADQIARDIAELIPKEVRDPRVGFVTVTGCEITPDYAHATLYFTVMGADVGECTAGLNAAAGMLRSLIFKKLRIHTVPTLHFVHDDSVDRGFEMDRLIARAVEKTGE
- the lpxK gene encoding tetraacyldisaccharide 4'-kinase; amino-acid sequence: MPRSRALNARAKLESWVHRQWSGKGIIPWLLSPLSFIYLCVTQCRRRDAVPRRLPVPVVVVGNIYVGGTGKTPVTIALVKQMAARGWRPGVISRGYGRREDPPLLISPETAAASSGDEPLLIARKARVPVAVGQDRVEAGRLLLKSHPEVNLIISDDGLQHYGLARDVELCVIGARGLGNEWVLPAGPLREPPSRLDHVDAIILNSTDEVLATRTPRFAAAPSLDSCRRLATGETADIDELAERMSGRKTAAAAGIAAPSRFFSMLRAHGFVCSETLELGDHFDYAENPFKALQADCILITEKDAVKCRQIPEIRSDARIWVAQYDITLENYLIDLIERKIREHFPRKEEKPHGSQNH
- a CDS encoding YchJ family protein, which gives rise to MKKALSPGSPCPCGSGLSYGQCCGALHAGAPAPDARALMASRYSAYALGLEDYLRDTWAQEKRPQRLDLENDGIKWLGLRIRSFRETGEDRAEVEYVARGRVGGGAAFRLHEKARFERRQGRWLYVDGDLLP
- the dusA gene encoding tRNA dihydrouridine(20/20a) synthase DusA, whose translation is MTEAIKPESWRFCVAPMLDWTDRWCRHFHRLLTRRARLYTEMIAAPALLYGDRRRLLGYEQGVNPCALQLGGSDPKLLAKCARWGEEAGYDEINLNCGCPSEKVQSGSFGAVLMLRPALVADCVRAMQDAVSVPVTVKHRIGVDRSVSYEFVRDFVGTLYEAGVRVFIVHARAAWLQGLSPKENRDVPPLDRGLAARLKEDFPQAVIVVNGGLRTLEECRSELQRFDGVMVGREAYNNPWLLSRVDEVLWDSRPSGISRTDVIREMADYIAGVQEEEPLAARTAANHLMGIAQGLAGARAWRRELTSPESWRRLRAREIILSAWRHVADPGVRS
- the kdsB gene encoding 3-deoxy-manno-octulosonate cytidylyltransferase, with protein sequence MSYTIIIPARMHSTRLPRKPLADIEGRPMVVRVAERASLTQASRIIVATDHSEILEACRSRGVEALLTSPSHPTGTDRLAEVCDKLALGDDEVVVNIQGDEPLIPPSTVDKVAALLAARPGCAMATAAHPIGSIEDFMNPNVVKVELNARSEAMTFSRAPLPWPRDAFRKDPGRLPAQFTALHHIGLYAYRAGFLKRYPKLPPSPIESAESLEQLRALWNGERIAVLVLPEALPPGVDTEADLERVREAYRRGTLPS